In Nocardioides sp. W7, the genomic stretch AGCGGGATGTCGAGGATCGTCCTCGCCTCGGGGGTGCCGGGCTCGGTCTCGATGCGCAACTGGCGACCGAGCAGGTGCATGTGGCCCGCGGCGCCGAGGATCGTCACCGGCTGCTGGACCCGGCGTACGCACGAGGTCCGCTCGCCGGCCATCGGCCGGCCACCGCAGAGGAAGTACAGGAGGTCGGCGGTCGAGCCCGGGCCCTGGCCGAAGCGGCTCTTGGCGTCGGCCACCGCGGCCGCGCGGTCGCACAGCGGTCCGTCGCCGTGCGAGGGGCGGCAGGGCAGCTCGACCGGCGCGGGCATCAGGAAGGTGTGCAGGGCAGTCAGGTCCGCAGAGCGGGGCATGGTGCGGATCTGGGTGGCGGAGACGTCGGGCGCCGTGCCGGCCAGCAGGTTGTAGTGGACCTGCATGATGATCCGGCTGCCCTTCGGCAGCTCGGTGCCGTAGCCGTCCCGGGTCATCACCTCGTCGCCGCCCGGCGCCCAGGCGCCGAGCCACGGGGCGTCGTCGAGCTGGGCGAACTCGCCGTCCAGCGCGCTGCCGCCGAAGCAGGTCCAGCCCTGGTCGTCGGGGGTCTCGGCGTCCTTGGCCTCGGCCTTCGCGACGTCCTCGGGCGGCACGCGGAACAGGATGACGTGGTGCACGACGTCGGGGTTGCCGGGCAGCACGTTGGTGCCGGTCAGCCAGGAGTCGCGCTCGAGCTGCGGGTCGAGCAGGAAGCACCGGTAGTCGTCGGTGCCGACCCCGGTCGGCGCCGAGGGCGTGTACGCCGCCGGCATGGTCAGCGTGCGGCGCCGCTCGCCCGCGCGCAGCGGCTTCAGCCTGCCGGGTTTCGCCACGGCGTGGGCGCTGTGCGCATCCTCGGGCTCGGTGGTCGCGGACTCGCCGGTCGTCGGCTCGTCAGCGACGCCGGTGGTGTCGGCCGGGGGTGCGGGGGTGTCCCGCGGCTTTGGCTCGCCACCGCCGCTGCACGCGGTGACGGCCAGCAGGAGCGCCGACGTCGCGGCGAGGGCCCGGAGGGCTCGGAGGGCTCTCATCCCGGCGGCCAGGTCATCGACCGTCCGGCCAGGAGGTGCAGGTGGGTGTGGAAGACGGACTGCCCGACCCCGGCACCGGTGTTGTAGACGAGGCGGTAGTCGTCGTACCCCTCGGCGGCGGCGACCGCGGCGGCCGCGGTCACCAGCTCGGCGCTCGCGACCGGGTCGCCGGCGGCGAGCTCCGCGGCGTTGGCGTAGTGGTCGCGCGGCACCACCAGCACGTGCGTCGGCGCCTGCGGGTTGAGGTCGCGGAAGGCGACCGTGCGCTCGGTGACGTGCACGACGTCACCCGGGATCTCCCCGGCGACGATCTTGCAGAACAGGCAGTCGGTCTCAGGCACGTGGTGTTCCTCCCCCTCGGGAATGCTCGCACGGAAGTCGGTGGCTGTCTCGTGACAACCGGACCCCATCCTCGCGCGTCCCCACTAGCGTGACGGTGGTGACCGAGCGGACGACCTGGACCGCGGACGAGGCGCTCGAGCAGCTGTACGCCGCGCACTGGCGTCAGCTGGTCCGGCTCTCGGTGCTGCTCGTGCGCGACACCGGCACCGCCGAGGAGGTCGTGCAGGACGCGTTCGTCGCGGTCCACGCCCGCTGGGGACGGCTGCGCGAGCCGGACCGGGCGCTCGCCTACCTGCGCCAGTCCGTCGTCAACCGGTCCCGATCGGCGCTGCGGCACCGGTCCGTCGTGGCCCGCCACCTCGCCCGGGCGCCCGACCCGCCCGAGGTTCCGGGCGCGGACGAGGGAACCCTCGACGCGGACCGCCGGGCCGGCGTACTCGACGCGCTGCGCGCGCTGCCGCGGCGCCAGCGCGAGGTGCTGGCGCTGCGCTACTACCTGGACCTGAGCGAGGCGGAGATCGCGCACACCCTCGGCATCTCGCCCGGATCCGTGAAGAGCCACGCGTCCCGAGGCGCGGCCGCCCTGCGCACGATGCTCCAGGACTCCCTGCACGGGGACCCGACGCTCGAGGAGGAGCAGTCATGACCGACCAGCTGCGGGACCTGCTCGACGACGCGGTCGCCGACGTCGAGCCGGCCGACCGGCTCGGCGAGATCCGGGCCCGGACCGCTCGGCCGCCGCGACGATCGTGGCGGTACGCCGTCGGCGGCGCCGTCCTCGCCACCGCCGCGACGGTGGCCGCGGTCGTCGTACTGACCGGGGACGCGGAGGGCCCGACTCCCCGACCGACGCAGGACCTGATGGCCGCACCGTCCGCCCTGCCGGGCGAGCCGGAAGTCCGAACCCTGGCTGTGCCGGTCTACTTCGTCGGGGACAGCCCGGCCGGGCCGCGCCTGTTCCGCGAGTTCCGTCGGGTCCCGGAGTTCGACCCGGCCTCGGCCGCCGCCGCCCTGGTGGGCAGCGGCGACGCGCTCGATGCCGACTACCGCACCCTCTGGCCGGCCGGCTGGGGGGCGTGGCACGTCGACATCGGCGACGACGGCAGATTCGCGGTGCCGCTCCCCGACGCGACCTGGACCGAGCGGCCCGCCGGGATGAGCGCCGAGGAGGCCGAACTGGCCGTCCAGCAGCTGGTCCGCACCCTCCAGGGGAGCACCTCCAGCCCGGCGGCCGTGGCCTTCTCCCTGGGCGGCCGGCCCGCACCGATCCTCGGGATCCAGACGACCGCGGCGGGGCTGACGGCCGCTCCGGGCCTCGACCAGCTGTCCCTGGTGAGCATCAGCGACCCGACCGAGGGCCGCGTCACCGACGGCACGTTCAGTGCCCGCGGGGTCGCCAGCGCACCGGAGGGCAACGTCGTGCTGTCGCTGGAGCGGGACGGCGAGACGGTCTGGGAGCAGCCGGTCGTGGCCGAGGGCGTCCACGCCGACCGGCTCTCGGCGTGGTCGCTCGAGGACATCGACGTCGCCGGCTTCGAGCCCGGTCGCTACACGTTCGTCGCGACCGTCGAGGGACCCGGTCCCGAGAACCAGCCCCCCGAGCTCTGGACCGACACGCGGTCCCTGATCGTCGGGTAGGTCCGACGTGTTCACGACCGATCGACCAGGATGGGTGTCATGACCGCACTTCCCCGCCGTACCCGCGTCGCCGCCCTCGCGCTCACCGCTGCCCTGGGCACCGTCCTGAGCGGCTGCGGCTCCGACGACGGCTCCGAGGACCCCGTCGCCACCGACCCCGTCGACAGCAGCACCGAGGCGACCCCCGGCGACCCGGAGACCGGCTCGGCGACCGAGTCGGCCCCGCCCAGCGGCGAGGTGACGGTGCCGGTCTACTTCGTCGGCGACACCCCGCAGGGCGCCCGGCTGTTCCGGGAGTTCCGCAAGGTCGCGTCCGACAACCCGCTCGAGGAGGCGGCCGCCCTGGTGGCCGCCGGTGACGCCCTCGACCCGGACTACCGCACGGCGTACCCCTCGGGCTCCTTCGCGAGCATCGAGTACGCCGACGGCGGCTTCCGCGTCGAGCTCCCCGACGACGCGTGGACGACCACGACCGGCCAGGACAGCTCCGAGGAGGCCACCCTCGCCGTGCAGCAGCTGGTCTACACGCTGCAGGGCGTCCAGCAGGACCGCGCTCCGGTCACCGTCTTCGTCGGCGACTCCCCCGCCACGCTCTTCGGCGTCGACACCGCCGGTGGGGTGAGCGCCGAGCCCCCGCTCGACGTCCTCGGTCTGGTCAGCGTCACCTCGCCCGAGGAGGGCGCCACCGTCCCCGACACCTTCACCGCCAGCGGGGTCGCCAGCTCGTTCGAGGCGACCGTGCCGTGGGAGATCCGGCAGGGCGACAAGGTCGTCCTCGACGGCTTCGCCACCGCGGAGGGCTGGATGGACAAGCTCTACCCGTGGGAGACCGAGGTCGACGTCTCCGGCCTCGCCCCCGGTGAGTACACCTTCGTCGCGCTCACCGACGACCCGTCCGGCGGCGCCGAGGGTGCCGGACCGCACCAGGACAGCAAGGCGATCGTCGTCGAGTAGCTGCACATCGACATCGACTCGGAGCCTCCGGCGTGCGTGGTGCGCCGGAGGCTCCGCTTTCCGCCCATCCGTCCTATCGTGCCGCCATGAGGCTGAGCCGCCGACGGTTGAACCGCACCCTGCTCCGGCGCCAGCACCTGCTGGCCCGCACCGACACCTCGGTCGCGGAGCTGGCGGGTCACCTGGTCGGGCTGCAGGCGCCGGAGAACCTCCCGCCGTACCTCTCCCTGCACGCCCGCCTGGCGAGCTTCGATCCCGAGGACGTCACGCGGGGCCTGGAGGAGCGGAGCCTGGTGCGCCTGCTCACGATGCGCGGGACGATCCACCTCCTCCCGGCGGCCGACGCCCGGCCGCTGCGGGCCTGGACCCAGGCGCGGATGGAGCAGGAGCTGCGCTCCAGCCAGAACGTGCGCGGCGCCACCGACGTGGACCGGGAGGCGTTCGACGCGGCCCTGCGGTCAGCCCTGGCCGACGGCCCGCTGACCCAGAAGGCACTGGGACAACGGCTCGCGGAGACCTTCGTGGACCGACCCGCGACGGCGCTGGGGCAGGTCGCACGGCTGACCGCGCCGCTGGTCCAGGTGCCTCCACGCGGCTGTTGGAAGCAGACGGGCGGCGTGTCTACCAGTACGCCGACGCGTGGCTGGGCGGCCCGGCCCCGGACCCCGACCTACCCGAGATCGTGCGGCGCTACCTGCGCGCCTTCGGCCCGGCGACGGCCGCCGACGTGACCGCCTGGTCGGCCATCACCCGGCTCGGGCCGGTCCTGGCCGCGATGGAGGACCTGGTGCGTCACGAGGACGAGGACGGCCGCACCCTGTACGACGTACCCGAGGCCGTCGTCGCCGACGAGGACGAGCCGGCGCCGGTGCGCCTGCTGGGCTGCTACGACAACGT encodes the following:
- a CDS encoding HIT domain-containing protein, producing the protein MPETDCLFCKIVAGEIPGDVVHVTERTVAFRDLNPQAPTHVLVVPRDHYANAAELAAGDPVASAELVTAAAAVAAAEGYDDYRLVYNTGAGVGQSVFHTHLHLLAGRSMTWPPG
- a CDS encoding SigE family RNA polymerase sigma factor, with product MTERTTWTADEALEQLYAAHWRQLVRLSVLLVRDTGTAEEVVQDAFVAVHARWGRLREPDRALAYLRQSVVNRSRSALRHRSVVARHLARAPDPPEVPGADEGTLDADRRAGVLDALRALPRRQREVLALRYYLDLSEAEIAHTLGISPGSVKSHASRGAAALRTMLQDSLHGDPTLEEEQS
- a CDS encoding Gmad2 immunoglobulin-like domain-containing protein → MTDQLRDLLDDAVADVEPADRLGEIRARTARPPRRSWRYAVGGAVLATAATVAAVVVLTGDAEGPTPRPTQDLMAAPSALPGEPEVRTLAVPVYFVGDSPAGPRLFREFRRVPEFDPASAAAALVGSGDALDADYRTLWPAGWGAWHVDIGDDGRFAVPLPDATWTERPAGMSAEEAELAVQQLVRTLQGSTSSPAAVAFSLGGRPAPILGIQTTAAGLTAAPGLDQLSLVSISDPTEGRVTDGTFSARGVASAPEGNVVLSLERDGETVWEQPVVAEGVHADRLSAWSLEDIDVAGFEPGRYTFVATVEGPGPENQPPELWTDTRSLIVG
- a CDS encoding Gmad2 immunoglobulin-like domain-containing protein yields the protein MTALPRRTRVAALALTAALGTVLSGCGSDDGSEDPVATDPVDSSTEATPGDPETGSATESAPPSGEVTVPVYFVGDTPQGARLFREFRKVASDNPLEEAAALVAAGDALDPDYRTAYPSGSFASIEYADGGFRVELPDDAWTTTTGQDSSEEATLAVQQLVYTLQGVQQDRAPVTVFVGDSPATLFGVDTAGGVSAEPPLDVLGLVSVTSPEEGATVPDTFTASGVASSFEATVPWEIRQGDKVVLDGFATAEGWMDKLYPWETEVDVSGLAPGEYTFVALTDDPSGGAEGAGPHQDSKAIVVE